In the genome of Phycisphaerae bacterium, one region contains:
- a CDS encoding prepilin-type N-terminal cleavage/methylation domain-containing protein, with product MPRSRSFTLIELLVVVAIIAVLVAILLPALTEARRSAQRTVCLSQLHNLGSAHVLYADDNDGTFCIHYFPAQHMVHLRRHVVDRDAGSFHPRYISTPKLLYCPSPSVPWPGGSGSQIVAWDGGTGDWPWYWISSGYEVQMIGYSWFMT from the coding sequence ATGCCGCGGTCGCGCAGTTTCACCCTGATCGAGCTCCTGGTCGTCGTGGCGATCATTGCGGTGCTGGTGGCGATCCTGCTTCCGGCCCTCACCGAGGCCCGCCGCAGCGCTCAGCGGACGGTGTGCCTGAGCCAGTTGCACAACCTGGGATCGGCCCACGTGCTGTACGCCGACGACAACGACGGCACGTTCTGCATCCACTACTTTCCCGCCCAGCACATGGTGCATCTGCGGCGGCACGTGGTCGATCGCGACGCGGGCAGTTTCCATCCGCGGTACATTTCGACACCCAAGCTGCTGTACTGCCCAAGCCCCTCGGTGCCCTGGCCGGGCGGGAGCGGCAGCCAGATCGTCGCCTGGGACGGCGGAACCGGCGACTGGCCGTGGTATTGGATCTCCAGCGGCTACGAAGTCCAGATGATCGGCTACTCCTGGTTCATGACCGA